A stretch of the Vulcanisaeta souniana JCM 11219 genome encodes the following:
- a CDS encoding ABC transporter ATP-binding protein → MPETFDDTPWVRKDSLVIAHRLRTYYTIKPGLFAKPRYVKAVDDISLSIDRGITLAVIGESGSGKTTLGRTLIRLLEPISGEIYFDGHDITHMKEEELKKIGFRRRVSMVFQDPYSSLNPFHSIHFILEEPLMVQGISAEEREERIFKALEEVKLTPPEDFINKYPHMLSGGQRQRIAVARAIITNPDFIVADEPVSMLDASIRVEILTILKDIQQRHKMAFMYITHDISTAKYFSDYILIMYAGQFAEYGPFRDVVKNPLHPYAQSLVEAIPDPDPSNRLRERKVAPGEPPNLANPPSGCRFHPRCPYAMDICKKQEPPVIEARPGVFVKCWLYVKK, encoded by the coding sequence ATGCCAGAGACCTTTGATGATACTCCGTGGGTTAGGAAGGATAGCTTGGTCATTGCGCATAGATTAAGGACGTACTACACAATAAAGCCTGGTCTCTTCGCTAAACCCAGGTATGTCAAAGCCGTTGATGATATTAGCCTAAGCATTGATAGGGGTATTACATTGGCCGTTATTGGTGAGTCGGGTAGTGGGAAGACGACACTAGGTAGGACACTAATTAGGCTCCTTGAACCTATTTCAGGTGAGATATACTTTGATGGGCATGACATAACTCATATGAAGGAAGAGGAATTGAAGAAGATAGGCTTCAGAAGAAGAGTTAGTATGGTATTCCAAGACCCATACTCAAGCCTTAACCCGTTCCACAGCATACATTTCATACTTGAGGAGCCGCTTATGGTGCAGGGAATATCTGCGGAGGAGAGGGAGGAGAGAATATTCAAGGCGCTTGAGGAGGTTAAGTTAACTCCACCTGAGGACTTCATAAATAAGTATCCGCATATGCTCAGTGGTGGGCAAAGGCAGAGAATTGCCGTTGCAAGGGCGATAATAACGAATCCGGACTTCATAGTTGCAGATGAGCCCGTCTCAATGCTTGATGCATCGATAAGGGTTGAGATACTGACAATCCTAAAGGATATACAACAGAGGCATAAGATGGCCTTTATGTACATAACACACGACATATCTACGGCTAAGTACTTCAGCGACTATATACTGATAATGTATGCGGGGCAATTCGCTGAATATGGACCGTTTAGGGACGTGGTCAAGAACCCACTTCATCCATACGCCCAATCGCTCGTTGAGGCAATACCGGATCCGGACCCGAGCAATAGGTTGAGGGAGAGGAAGGTGGCTCCTGGTGAACCGCCGAACCTAGCTAATCCACCGTCTGGTTGCAGGTTCCACCCAAGATGCCCATATGCAATGGATATATGCAAAAAGCAGGAACCACCGGTTATAGAGGCAAGACCTGGTGTATTTGTTAAGTGTTGGTTATACGTTAAGAAATAA
- a CDS encoding ABC transporter substrate-binding protein yields MPTQRKTINHVLLLMTIATVTALLVMGFVASAQQTTPSTINLYEVTPTEAVQYFTSGRIDIYLNPFALPTNVLTQLSSTSGIQMVSPSITSAFDLLFNPAPSNTTFNPFAYWQFRYLMNYIADRHGIITQLFSGYATPIYNWPGPYAINSQLLVQSMIIQANIHYDPTYANQSIFALFQAINTTPNFDGMYNPWVGRILYINHQWYYIPLNSTTPKPVTIIFFIRNDDPYRYAIGQFFMSELQSIGFTVKPIYGDLSEALTIVYGSNPTQLEWQIYTEAWTITPETWDTLAGAAFCASWYGYMPGWGVPGFWQYTNSTIDKLSRWVTESNFTSAQQFDSYSETALYDCFQQAVRVWLVAAIYPYPIQNLTNYMPSIFGLEWPLGIKFAYSTTHPNTLNVGMFHVSEFPWNTFGWYIELDTYSSDVIQEFTSDPFYYYNPLTTEPMPYRGAWNAIISPNGSAIYPVPPNAVIWNATAEKWQDVGPGQYARSVVYLYFNGTWLGQYWQDGQPISMADVIFTYYTWFDLAATTTTGAPDLGPNQGTASDIGSALAPGVSTIVGIQFFPNGTVVVYGNYWFPDPNFVAAYYAPGFPTFTTPWVDQAIEFYAYQQGKYAFDEPEAQSLSISTGDFRSPQFNQYVAGVLQNWIKIGYIWDNGSWAIINGQNFLGSNATATAIQDYEDALSFYNTYGNFWISNGPYILKSITTVTPQSAVLVSWSGYPYNYTYWFNQIFTRSGITSVPSNLVTSVTSVSPSSITANTTVTLTVSVSAFGNPEAYVYLINPANGQILYETLASSTTPGTLTITIPSNVTATLTPGSYELELFTFTNLVKAPVQYVTSLTVAPPPTTTTTTTTKTTATSSALLIAVIVIIVVIIIIIGVWLATRRRK; encoded by the coding sequence ATGCCTACGCAAAGGAAAACAATAAATCACGTACTACTACTCATGACAATAGCTACAGTAACCGCACTGCTAGTAATGGGTTTCGTCGCCAGCGCACAACAAACAACACCATCCACAATTAACCTATACGAGGTCACACCAACTGAGGCCGTCCAATACTTTACCTCAGGCAGAATCGACATCTACCTAAACCCATTCGCCTTACCAACCAATGTCCTAACACAACTGAGTTCTACGTCTGGTATTCAAATGGTCAGCCCATCAATAACCTCCGCCTTTGACTTACTCTTCAACCCAGCGCCAAGCAATACAACCTTTAACCCCTTTGCCTACTGGCAATTCAGGTATTTGATGAATTACATAGCCGATAGACACGGTATTATAACACAGTTATTCTCCGGCTATGCAACACCAATATATAATTGGCCTGGTCCATACGCAATAAACAGCCAACTCCTAGTCCAATCAATGATTATTCAAGCAAACATACACTATGACCCAACCTATGCCAACCAATCAATCTTCGCCCTCTTCCAAGCAATAAACACAACGCCGAACTTCGACGGCATGTATAACCCGTGGGTAGGCAGAATACTATACATTAACCATCAGTGGTACTACATACCGCTCAACAGCACGACTCCTAAACCTGTCACAATAATATTCTTCATTAGGAATGATGATCCATATAGATATGCCATTGGGCAGTTCTTCATGTCGGAACTCCAGAGCATTGGCTTCACTGTTAAGCCAATATACGGCGACCTATCCGAAGCATTAACAATAGTCTACGGCTCAAACCCAACACAATTAGAATGGCAAATATATACTGAAGCCTGGACAATAACTCCGGAGACCTGGGATACCCTAGCTGGTGCGGCGTTCTGTGCATCATGGTATGGTTATATGCCTGGTTGGGGCGTTCCAGGCTTCTGGCAGTACACCAATTCAACTATTGATAAATTAAGTAGGTGGGTCACAGAAAGCAACTTCACGTCAGCGCAACAGTTTGATAGCTACTCAGAAACCGCTTTATATGATTGCTTCCAGCAGGCGGTTAGGGTATGGCTGGTGGCTGCGATATATCCATACCCGATACAGAACCTGACAAACTACATGCCAAGTATATTTGGTCTCGAGTGGCCTCTAGGCATAAAGTTCGCGTACTCAACAACACACCCCAACACACTCAATGTAGGTATGTTCCATGTAAGCGAATTCCCATGGAACACCTTCGGGTGGTACATTGAACTAGATACTTACTCCTCTGATGTTATTCAGGAGTTCACGAGCGACCCATTCTACTACTACAACCCATTAACTACTGAGCCAATGCCCTATAGGGGTGCTTGGAATGCGATAATTAGCCCGAATGGTTCAGCAATATACCCGGTGCCGCCCAATGCAGTGATTTGGAATGCAACAGCTGAGAAGTGGCAGGATGTTGGGCCTGGTCAGTATGCCAGGTCGGTTGTTTACCTGTATTTCAATGGTACTTGGCTTGGTCAGTACTGGCAGGATGGCCAACCAATAAGCATGGCCGACGTAATCTTTACCTACTACACGTGGTTTGACCTAGCAGCCACAACAACTACTGGCGCGCCAGACCTAGGCCCTAACCAGGGCACTGCAAGCGACATTGGTAGCGCATTGGCACCAGGCGTGAGTACTATAGTTGGTATTCAGTTCTTCCCGAACGGTACAGTCGTTGTTTACGGTAACTACTGGTTCCCCGACCCTAACTTCGTAGCCGCTTATTATGCTCCAGGTTTTCCAACATTCACCACCCCGTGGGTTGACCAAGCCATTGAGTTTTATGCCTATCAGCAGGGTAAGTACGCCTTTGATGAACCTGAGGCTCAGTCACTGAGTATATCAACAGGAGACTTTAGATCGCCGCAGTTTAATCAGTACGTGGCAGGTGTGCTGCAGAACTGGATTAAGATTGGGTATATTTGGGATAATGGTTCATGGGCTATAATAAATGGCCAGAACTTCCTTGGCTCTAATGCTACCGCAACGGCTATTCAGGACTATGAGGATGCGCTGAGCTTTTACAATACCTATGGTAACTTCTGGATTAGTAACGGTCCATACATACTCAAGAGCATAACTACAGTAACGCCACAGTCGGCTGTACTCGTCAGCTGGAGCGGTTACCCGTATAACTACACATACTGGTTCAATCAGATATTCACTAGGTCGGGTATTACATCAGTGCCCTCGAACCTAGTTACAAGCGTAACCTCTGTATCTCCATCATCAATAACAGCCAATACCACAGTAACGTTAACAGTGAGCGTAAGTGCTTTCGGAAACCCAGAGGCCTATGTATACCTAATTAACCCGGCGAATGGGCAGATACTTTATGAAACACTTGCCTCATCAACAACACCAGGTACATTAACAATAACAATACCGAGCAATGTAACGGCTACATTAACGCCTGGAAGTTATGAACTAGAACTATTTACATTCACTAACCTTGTAAAGGCACCCGTGCAATACGTAACCTCACTAACAGTAGCGCCACCGCCAACAACGACCACTACGACTACGACCAAAACTACTGCAACAAGCTCAGCGCTATTAATAGCCGTGATAGTGATAATAGTTGTAATTATAATAATAATCGGTGTATGGCTGGCTACTAGAAGGAGGAAGTGA
- a CDS encoding ABC transporter permease has product MGLARTLAVRAATLVVLLFIVLFVISFALAGPASKILKDEIMMEAKSIVMNLMLHGHYNSTQVQQIENQIITELENAYGLNKPPVIRTLYIMYNMVMFNWGYSYFPSEYGNIGGGKVVDIVLSALPGTILLDTFGILLSAFIGIEIGLRSALKYGSRSDKAVMYYAALANGIPQWWLGIVMLLIFSFYLAQIHSPIYFPTGGIISPRYYETWLLDPVKVFMIPQAVLDLLWHFALPLITVLLINVGGWAYFARTVVLNISQEDFVNFAKIKGLPESQIVNRYILRPAAPSILTSIFITIPFIIFGGFLVTEMVFHWWGLGYVYNIAIVGSPVPDLPVVVALTYASTLLYIVIIFIMEIVYIMLDPRLRE; this is encoded by the coding sequence ATGGGTCTTGCAAGGACGCTTGCAGTTAGAGCTGCAACACTAGTTGTCTTGCTATTCATAGTACTCTTCGTAATCTCCTTTGCCTTAGCCGGACCTGCGTCAAAGATACTTAAGGATGAAATAATGATGGAGGCGAAATCCATAGTGATGAACTTAATGTTGCATGGACACTATAACTCAACCCAGGTTCAGCAGATAGAGAACCAAATAATAACTGAGCTGGAGAATGCATATGGCCTTAATAAACCGCCAGTGATAAGGACGCTTTATATAATGTATAATATGGTAATGTTTAATTGGGGTTACTCATACTTTCCGAGTGAGTATGGTAATATTGGTGGCGGTAAGGTAGTTGATATAGTACTGTCGGCCTTGCCCGGTACAATACTACTTGATACCTTTGGTATATTACTTAGTGCATTTATAGGCATAGAGATAGGACTTAGGTCGGCCCTTAAGTATGGCTCTAGGTCTGATAAGGCTGTTATGTACTACGCTGCGTTGGCCAATGGTATACCGCAGTGGTGGTTGGGTATTGTCATGCTATTGATATTCTCATTTTACCTAGCTCAAATACATTCGCCGATTTACTTCCCGACAGGTGGTATAATTAGTCCCAGATACTATGAAACATGGTTGTTGGATCCGGTAAAGGTGTTCATGATTCCGCAGGCTGTTCTTGACCTGCTATGGCATTTTGCGCTACCGCTCATAACAGTGTTGTTGATTAATGTTGGTGGTTGGGCGTACTTCGCGAGGACGGTTGTGCTTAATATTTCCCAGGAGGATTTCGTAAATTTCGCAAAGATTAAGGGATTACCCGAGAGTCAAATTGTGAATAGGTATATACTTAGGCCGGCTGCTCCGTCAATATTGACGAGTATCTTCATAACTATACCGTTCATAATATTTGGTGGCTTCCTGGTCACCGAAATGGTGTTTCATTGGTGGGGTCTTGGTTATGTGTATAACATAGCAATTGTTGGGTCTCCAGTGCCTGATTTACCGGTTGTTGTTGCGCTGACTTATGCGTCAACATTGCTTTATATTGTGATAATATTTATTATGGAAATAGTCTACATAATGCTCGATCCAAGACTCAGGGAGTGA
- a CDS encoding flavin reductase family protein, with the protein MSISSDILKAVMRNYPTGVTIVTTVHNNEYYGLTVNSFTSLSLDPPLVLVAIDRRLASHEAIDKSNVYAVNILSDDLKELAVRFATAPREDRFKGLKIRTAKTGSPIIDGSIAYLDCRVTAKYPGGDHTIFIGEVVDTQVMNNKLPLIYYNRGYYTIKQATPLP; encoded by the coding sequence ATGTCGATTTCCAGTGATATCCTTAAGGCCGTAATGAGGAACTACCCAACTGGCGTCACGATAGTGACCACGGTGCATAATAATGAGTACTATGGGTTAACGGTTAACTCATTCACATCACTATCACTGGATCCACCGCTTGTGTTAGTTGCCATTGATAGGAGGCTAGCAAGTCATGAGGCCATTGATAAGTCAAATGTTTATGCCGTGAACATATTATCAGATGACCTAAAGGAGTTAGCTGTGAGGTTTGCAACGGCGCCTAGGGAGGATAGGTTTAAGGGATTGAAAATAAGAACCGCAAAGACTGGCTCGCCAATAATTGATGGCTCAATAGCCTACCTGGACTGTAGGGTTACTGCAAAGTACCCAGGCGGTGATCACACAATATTCATTGGTGAAGTCGTCGATACTCAAGTAATGAACAACAAACTACCATTAATATACTACAATAGAGGCTACTACACCATTAAGCAAGCCACACCATTACCATAA
- a CDS encoding ABC transporter permease yields the protein MSMAKNRREFRILGMTPSEISGEFFSSSTGKVAAVLFIILIAVSIYALIVLPPNFANVWNNPKYWQLNPQYAPPAWIDSIIGPVFSPQVYVNNYAYGIQQSNGITYVTVSFTANYEYNKPWSEIFIVVNNPAIYSMEQPPVVSITVYRPDGSEMTLGPVPISNRVIVLGVSPEVVSQVNLFYAEKYHITSVVPAGSSAIPYIFYTYDDGKPAPLKGTYKFYLVFYVFSQNSSVINNNDLRIVLQGQAYGLMGTDNMGHDLWLGLLAGFPIDLAVGLLSALIIVIIAIIIGIIAGFYGGLVDESLMRLTDFVILLPAFPLLIVFSVLFQWSIWDAVIFLAIVSWGASARIIRAMIMQIRSAQYIESAVIAGASRMWILRNHIMPQIIPYVLYLLVTNVPGAILTLASINFLGLAGSEYPTWGMLLYYADEFGALTSGYWWWVIPPGLLVAFVAVVFILTAMASEPVVNPRLRYG from the coding sequence ATGAGCATGGCGAAGAATAGGCGGGAGTTTAGGATCCTTGGAATGACACCAAGTGAGATTAGTGGGGAGTTCTTTTCATCAAGTACTGGTAAGGTTGCGGCTGTATTATTCATAATACTAATTGCAGTATCGATATATGCATTGATTGTTTTACCGCCAAACTTCGCAAATGTATGGAATAACCCAAAGTACTGGCAGTTAAATCCTCAGTATGCGCCGCCTGCCTGGATTGACTCGATAATAGGCCCCGTGTTCTCGCCACAGGTATACGTTAATAATTATGCATACGGTATACAACAAAGCAATGGAATTACCTATGTCACCGTATCCTTCACTGCTAATTATGAGTATAATAAGCCCTGGAGTGAGATATTTATCGTTGTAAATAACCCAGCCATATATAGCATGGAGCAGCCTCCTGTGGTTTCAATAACCGTATACAGGCCAGATGGGAGCGAAATGACACTGGGCCCAGTGCCTATTAGTAACAGGGTAATAGTCCTTGGTGTGTCTCCTGAAGTCGTAAGTCAAGTAAACCTATTCTACGCCGAGAAGTACCATATCACTAGCGTAGTGCCTGCCGGGTCCTCTGCCATACCGTACATATTTTACACGTATGATGATGGAAAGCCGGCACCGTTGAAGGGAACATACAAATTCTACCTCGTTTTTTATGTATTTTCGCAAAATTCATCAGTAATTAATAATAATGACCTAAGGATTGTGCTTCAGGGTCAGGCATATGGTTTAATGGGTACTGATAATATGGGCCATGACCTATGGCTCGGGCTTTTGGCTGGTTTCCCAATAGACCTGGCGGTAGGGCTGCTTTCTGCATTGATCATTGTTATTATTGCCATAATAATTGGTATAATTGCCGGCTTTTATGGTGGGTTAGTTGATGAGTCTCTGATGAGGCTTACGGACTTCGTAATACTGCTGCCGGCATTCCCGTTATTAATAGTGTTCTCCGTTCTCTTCCAATGGAGTATTTGGGACGCTGTGATATTCCTGGCCATTGTGTCCTGGGGTGCCTCAGCTAGGATTATTAGGGCTATGATTATGCAGATAAGGAGTGCGCAGTACATAGAATCAGCGGTAATAGCTGGTGCGAGTAGGATGTGGATACTTAGGAATCACATAATGCCTCAGATAATTCCGTACGTGCTTTATTTACTGGTCACTAATGTGCCAGGTGCAATACTTACTTTGGCCTCCATAAACTTCCTCGGCCTTGCAGGTTCTGAGTACCCGACATGGGGCATGCTCCTCTATTATGCTGATGAGTTTGGTGCGTTAACATCTGGTTATTGGTGGTGGGTTATACCACCTGGACTGCTTGTGGCCTTCGTTGCGGTAGTCTTTATATTAACTGCAATGGCCTCAGAGCCAGTGGTTAATCCAAGGCTTAGGTATGGGTGA
- a CDS encoding ABC transporter ATP-binding protein, whose protein sequence is MTLLEVRNARLYYATTKGVVKAVDGISFELNEGETLAVVGESGSGKTTLGKLLTRVWERNVSVVDGEIYLEGKEILHIPEEEFRREIRWRKIAMVPQASMNALNPVIRIGDQMIEPLLLQGTSRDEALKMAMDALESVGLPRDLVNRYPHQLSGGMKQRVIIAMSIMAHPKVVILDEPTSALDVITQANIMNLLKKLKWEFRLSYIFVTHDLSLASELADSVAIMYAGKLVEIGGAEDIYGNPSHPYTQGLISSVPTLRVDKNLSFIAGEVPSLINPPAGCRFHPRCPFYRDRDYLKGLCDAKEPPMIELEGKASRKHLVACWLYK, encoded by the coding sequence ATGACGTTACTCGAGGTTAGAAATGCAAGGCTTTACTACGCAACCACGAAGGGAGTAGTAAAGGCTGTTGATGGTATATCCTTTGAATTGAATGAGGGGGAGACACTGGCTGTGGTTGGTGAGTCGGGTAGTGGGAAGACGACATTGGGTAAATTACTTACAAGGGTTTGGGAGAGGAACGTCTCTGTTGTTGATGGTGAGATTTACCTGGAGGGTAAGGAGATCCTTCACATACCTGAGGAGGAGTTTAGGAGGGAGATTAGGTGGAGGAAGATCGCTATGGTGCCCCAGGCATCAATGAATGCTCTGAATCCCGTGATCAGAATTGGTGATCAAATGATTGAACCATTGCTACTGCAGGGAACCAGTAGGGATGAGGCGCTTAAGATGGCGATGGATGCCCTGGAGTCTGTAGGCTTACCCAGGGATCTTGTAAATAGGTATCCGCATCAACTTAGTGGTGGTATGAAGCAGAGGGTTATAATTGCTATGTCAATAATGGCTCATCCAAAGGTCGTAATTCTTGATGAACCAACGTCAGCTCTTGATGTGATAACGCAGGCAAATATAATGAACCTTTTGAAGAAGCTTAAATGGGAGTTTAGGTTATCATATATATTTGTTACTCATGACCTCTCATTGGCAAGCGAACTCGCGGATTCCGTGGCAATAATGTATGCAGGTAAGCTCGTGGAGATAGGCGGCGCCGAGGACATCTATGGAAACCCAAGTCACCCATATACCCAGGGCTTAATATCCAGCGTGCCAACCCTAAGAGTTGATAAGAATCTCTCCTTCATAGCTGGTGAGGTGCCAAGTCTAATCAATCCGCCAGCAGGTTGTAGATTCCACCCAAGATGCCCGTTCTATAGGGATAGGGATTATCTTAAGGGTCTTTGTGATGCCAAGGAGCCGCCAATGATTGAACTTGAGGGCAAGGCCAGTAGGAAGCATTTAGTGGCTTGTTGGTTATATAAATAG